The genomic segment GCTGATGAATGATTGTGCCTTGGTTTGAGCGCCGGAATTTGATGAGGTTATAAATATGGAGAGTTTCTTCTCTCGACCGCACTTCGATACGGCTGGAGTCCACCCAACTGACCTCCCCGGACTCTAGGGCCACCACACAGGAACCTGAGTCCTTGGCAATGCGGTGCTCTATCCCCGTCCCCACGATGGGGGCTTCGGGAAAGATCAAGGGCACGGCCTGGCGCTGCATGTTGGAGCCCATCAAGGCTCTGTTGGCGTCGTCGTGCTCCAAAAACGGAATGAGCGCCGTAGAAGAGGAAACGATCTGCTTGGGCGAGACATCCATATAATCCACGTCCCCCACAGGAATTGTGTCAACGTCATCCTGGTGGCGCGTGGGACATTCCGTTCCGCTAATGGTGGCTCCATCCGCTTCGAGGGGAGTGTTGGCCATAGCCACGTAGTAGCTGTCCTCCTCGTCGGCGGACAAAAACTCGATTTTTCCCGTCAACTTGCCACTCTGGACTTTAAGGCGCGGTGTGATGAGGAAACCATGTTCATTCAGTTTCGCGTAGGTTGTCAAAGAAGAGACCAGTCCGATATTTGGTCCCTCCGGGGTTTCTATGGGACAGACCCGGCCATAGTGGGTGTAGTGAACGTCCCGAGCCTCGAAACCCGCCCTCTCGCGGCTCAGACCTCCGGGCCCCAGGGCGGAAAGACGCCTCCGATGGGTCACTTCCGCCAGCGGGTTCGTTTGATCCATGAATTGCGACAACTGTCCAGATCCGTAAAACTCCCGCAACGCGGCCGCGATAGGGCGAACGTTAATGAGCTCTCGCCCCATAGCCGTGCTCAGATTCGGAATAGTCGTCATTCTTTCTTTCGCGATGCGTTCCATGCGTAAAAGACCGATACGAACCTGGTTCTGGAGCAGCTCTCCAATGGAGCGCACACGACGATTGCCCAGATGGTCGATGTCATCGCTTTTCTTGTCCAAAGCCCGCATAGAGAACATCTCCCGCACGATGCACACCAAGTCATCCAGGGTCAGGAGTCGTGTGTTTTCCGGCACGTCTAGCTTGAGACGGCGGTTGAGCTTGTAGCGCCCTACTCGTCCCAAGGTGTAGCGCCGGGGATCGCAGAAGAGCGACCGAAAATACTCCCTCGCGTTCTCTATTCGCGCGGGTTCGTTGGGTCGCAGGCGTCGAAAAATCTCCTGCATAGCTTCGTCGGCGCTCTGGGTTATGTCTTTTTCCAAGGTCAGAGCCAGGGAGGAATCGATGCCCTGCACCTCAATGCCGCCTCGCCCCTCCGGGTCTAATTGCGTCAGTTTGTCCAGGATATCGCGAGTGATAGGACGATTGCGGCTCACGATCACGTTGCCCTCCATGTCCCGAAGTTCCTCAGCGGACAACATTCCTCTCATGTTATCGTCGAACTCCATAAACGTGGGCTTCACCTCGAACAACTGGAGGATCCCTTCGTTGTCCTTGGCGCCGAAAGCCTTCAGCAGCAGCGAAACGGGCAGTTTCTTGCGATTGTCTATGTTGACTGACACAATCTCGCCTGGGGCAACGGCGAAATCCAACCACGCTCCTCTGTCGGGAATGATCTTCGCGGCGCAGGACTCCTGCCCAGGTACCGAGTCCTCTTTCGTGAAATAAACCCCGGCCGAACGCGCCAGTTGGTTGATGACGACGCGCTCCGTGCCGTTGATGACGAAAGTTCCCCGCTCCGTCATCACAGGGAAGTCGCCAAGAAAAATTTCTTCTTCTTTGATTTCCTGGAGTTTCGTGTTCGTCAAGCGGATAGTGGCGCGGATGGGGCGCGTCCATGTCATGTCGCGCCGGCGCGCCTCTTCCTCCGACAAACTGGGACTATCCACGTAGTAACGGACAAACGAAAGCGAGAATTGTCCGTCGTAGCTTTCAATGGGGAACACCTCATGCAGCAGTTCTTGTAAACCCTGCATGACGCGCGAGTCCGGCGTTAGGTTGTCCTGATAAAACCAACGGTAAGAAGCGCGTTGGACCTCGATCATATCGGGTATTTCTATCAGGTCATGGGCACGGCCAAACGTAAAGCGCTGGCGTTTCTTGCTCACTGAAACGAATTCGGGCATGGATTAAAACGACCTCCCTTACCGGTTGGGGAAATTTATGCCGAAATATAATCATAACATAAGGGCATAGCCATGTCAAGCGACATGACTACACCCTCTCACCTTTATGGTGCCCGAAAGAGGACTCGAACCTCCACAGCCTTGCGACTACTAGAACCTGAATCTAGCGCGTCTACCACTTCCGCCATCCGGGCTTACCCAAACATTGAAGCCTTCTCATCGAAGCCTCCAAAGCCTCTCGTGTTGAACATAAGTGAGTTTACCTTATTTTTTATCAAACGTCAACACATATAGTGAAGCAAAATAAGAAGGCTAAAGTTAGAATAGTGAAAAGCAGTTCCTTCAGTAGCTTAAAATACTTACAGCTTAACTGTTCTCATTAACTGTTCTCATTAATTGTTCTAACTTACGCGACTACCTAGAGGAATGTCCGAGGCGGGGGCGACAAGGGTCAGTCGCTCGTTTGCGCCGCCCTTGACGCTGGCCGCCAGTATCATCCCATTGCTTTCGATTCCGCAGAGTTTTGCCGGCTTCAAGTTTGTCACGACGATAGCTCTTTGTCCCACCAGTTCTTCTGGTTTGAAAAAGGCTTTGACGCCGGAGCAGATGGTGCGTCGCTCGTAGCCTAAGTCGATTTCCAGTTTATAGAGTTTTTTGGACTTTGGGATTTCCTCCACCTTTATAATTTGCGCCACGCGCATCTCCACTGCGCGAAACTCCTCGATGCCGATTTCCGGCTCGTGTTCTATAGCCTGAGGGGTTGCGGCCGTCGCCTCCGCGTTCCGCTGCCGGTCCTTTTTCCATTGCTCCAAGTCGATCCGAGGAAACAGAACCTCGGCCCTGCCGACTTTCACTCCCGCGCCGTCGCCCCACCGGAACGCGTCGATCTTTTCCGCCAGAGGGGAACCCGCGTACCCCAGTTGCTTCCAAATCTTCCCCG from the Synergistaceae bacterium genome contains:
- a CDS encoding DNA-directed RNA polymerase subunit beta, with product MPEFVSVSKKRQRFTFGRAHDLIEIPDMIEVQRASYRWFYQDNLTPDSRVMQGLQELLHEVFPIESYDGQFSLSFVRYYVDSPSLSEEEARRRDMTWTRPIRATIRLTNTKLQEIKEEEIFLGDFPVMTERGTFVINGTERVVINQLARSAGVYFTKEDSVPGQESCAAKIIPDRGAWLDFAVAPGEIVSVNIDNRKKLPVSLLLKAFGAKDNEGILQLFEVKPTFMEFDDNMRGMLSAEELRDMEGNVIVSRNRPITRDILDKLTQLDPEGRGGIEVQGIDSSLALTLEKDITQSADEAMQEIFRRLRPNEPARIENAREYFRSLFCDPRRYTLGRVGRYKLNRRLKLDVPENTRLLTLDDLVCIVREMFSMRALDKKSDDIDHLGNRRVRSIGELLQNQVRIGLLRMERIAKERMTTIPNLSTAMGRELINVRPIAAALREFYGSGQLSQFMDQTNPLAEVTHRRRLSALGPGGLSRERAGFEARDVHYTHYGRVCPIETPEGPNIGLVSSLTTYAKLNEHGFLITPRLKVQSGKLTGKIEFLSADEEDSYYVAMANTPLEADGATISGTECPTRHQDDVDTIPVGDVDYMDVSPKQIVSSSTALIPFLEHDDANRALMGSNMQRQAVPLIFPEAPIVGTGIEHRIAKDSGSCVVALESGEVSWVDSSRIEVRSREETLHIYNLIKFRRSNQGTIIHQRPLVEKGETVEKGEIIADGQAVDNGELALGQNVLVAFVPWEGYNFEDAILLSENLVKEDKFSSIHIDEYEIEARETKLGPEEITRDIPNVGEDMLKNLDDNGIIRIGAEVNSGDILVGKVTPKGESDQTPEEKLLRAIFGEKAREVRDNSLKLPHGARGKIVAVKEMTRTDNPEALSPGVIRTVKVYVAQWRKITVGDKMAGRHGNKGVVSRILPVEDMPYLPDGTPVDVVLNPLGVPSRMNLGQVLETIMGFVALNNGWHVATPVFEGAKEKEIFENMEKLSAEKYPELTQDGMITLRDGRTGEPMEKKVTIGCMYMLKLIHLVDDKIHARSTGPYSLITQQPLGGKAQFGGQRFGEMEVWALEGYGAANVLQEMLTVKSDDIRGRDKTYERIVKGQSLVKPGIPESFRVLVKELQGLGLDVEVQYDDGTIGGMVLEDEDEEKAARRSYEHSATAFFFDDDHKGDSLPDQDLTEPSESEELVEEPEILDIQDLESAGMSLIEGGNEEIWHEER